Below is a genomic region from Citrobacter europaeus.
GATCTTAAAGTTGGCATTGGCGGGCTGGAAGGGCGTTTGCTGCGCGATGGCGATCGGCTGGCAATTGGCGTATCTACCCGGCAATTCAGCGGACCGCAGGGTGTAAAACAGCTCATGTGGGGCAACCATATTCGTGCGCTTCCCGGACCTGAATATCAGGAGTTTGACGAGGTATCACAGGCTTCTTTCTGGCGCTCGCCGTGGCAGCTTAGCCCACAAAGTAACCGTATGGGGTACCGCCTGCAGGGGCAGCCGCTGACGCGCATGACCGATCGCGAACTGCTGTCACATGGTTTGCTCCCCGGCGTGGTACAGGTTCCGCACAATGGTCAGCCGATCGTGCTGATGAATGATGCTCAGACGACGGGCGGCTATCCGCGCATCGCCTGTATCATTGAGGCGGATATGTATCATCTGGCGCAGATCCCGCTCGGCCAGCCGATTCATTTTGTGCAGTGTTCGCTGGAGGAAGCGCTTAAGGCGCGACAGGAACGGCAGCGTTACCTGGAACAATTAACATGGCGACTTAACAATGAAAATTGATCTCAACGCGGACCTCGGTGAGGGATGCGCTAACGATGCGGCGCTGCTGCAACTGGTGTCTTCAGCCAATGTTGCCTGTGGGTTTCACGCCGGAGATGCGCAAACCATGCTCTTAAGCGTGCGCGAGGCGCTAAAAAATGGCGTGGCGATAGGCGCGCATCCGAGCTTTCCGGATCGGGAAAATTTTGGCCGTAGCGCCATGACCCTGCCCGCACAAACGGTGTATGCGCAGACGCTGTATCAAATTGGCGCGCTGGCTGCCATCACGCAGGCGGAGGGCGGCGTAATGCGTCATGTCAAACCGCACGGTATGCTTTATAACCAGGCGGCGAAAGATCCTCAGTTGGCTGATGCGATTGCGAAAGCGGTTCATGCCTGCGATCCATCGCTGGTTCTGGTAGGACTGGCAGGAAGCGAACTGATTCGTGCCGCAGAACACTATGGCCTGGTAACGCGTCAGGAAGTTTTTGCCGATCGGGGTTATCAGGCCGATGGCAGTCTGGTGCCGCGTAACCAGCCGGGAGCACTGATTGAGGATGAAGAGCAGGCGCTGGCGCAAACGTTAGAAATGGTGCAATCCGGCAGAGTAAAAAGCCAGAGTGGAACATGGGCGAGCGTGACGGCCCAGACGGTATGCATTCATGGGGATGGCGAGCACGCACTCGCTTTTGCCCGTCGCTTGCGTAGCGCCTTTAATGCATGCAATATTCAAATTAGCGCATAAATTTTTATATAAAACAATAATATATTACACAACAACATAAGGGATTTAATTATGGGAGAGGCTATTTCTCTCTGGCCATTGACGGGTATCGCCGTCATTGTGGTCGGATTTCTTTTACGTTTTAACCCGGTATTGGTGGTCATTATTGCCGGGATCGTCACGGGACTGGCGGCGCATATGCCGGTAGCCACCATCCTTGAGAAACTGGGTGAAGGTTTTCTTAACACCCGCAACCTGCCGTTTATCCTGCTGATCCCGCTGGCGGTTATTGGCCTGCTGGAACGTCACGGACTCAAAGAGCGCGCTCAGGCGTGGATTGCAAAAATCCGCAGCGCCACCAGTGGCCGTCTGCTTATTGTCTACCTGTTCATACGCGAAGCGACCGCCGCGTTAGGACTGACCAGTTTGGGGGGGCATCCACAGATGGTGCGTCCGCTGCTGGCGCCGATGGCGGAAGGGGCTGCTGAAAAAAATCATGGTGAGATACCGGGCGCGGTACGCTATCGCCTGCGCGCAATGTCAGCTGCGACCGATAACGTTGGGCTGTTTTTCGGGGAAGATATCTTTGTTGCCTTCGGTGCCATCATATTCATGCACAACTTTATGCTGGAGTCTGGTGGGATCCAGACCGAACCGTTGCATATCGCCTTGTGGGGGATCCCAACGGCAATTTGTGCCTTTCTGATCCACGGCACGCGTCTGTGGCGTCTGGATAGCTATTTGCAACGTGAGGTGGCGAAAGCGAATGCCGCAGCGAAAGGAGAAGCGAAATGAATTTTCAACAAAGCTATCTCTATTGGCTGGCGGGAGCGGTATTACTGATTGTGGCGCTGATGTCGTGGCAGGACAAGGCGAACCCTCGCCGCTTCACTACAGGCCTGTTTTGGGGCATATACGGTGTATTGTTTTTGCTTGGCGACTGGACATACTCGCTGTTTGGCGACAAACGCGCGGTGCATATTGCCGTTGGTGTTGCGGTGGTCATTCTGGCCCTGATCGCCGGTTTTGGCGGCGTGAAGCTGGGAAGCTACCATCAACGGACGCCGCAACAGCGAGAAGAAAGCGCCAGTCGCCTGGGCAACCGCCTGTTTTTCCCGGCGCTGGCGATTCCGGTAGTAACGGTGATCGGCGTGCTGATGTTCAACCATATTCCGGGCTTACAGGATGCGCTGTTTGGGCCGGGTAATCACGCCACGCTGGTGACGCTTTTTTCCATGACAGCGGGCTCGTTGATTGGTCTGGCGATGGCGATAAAAATGACCCATGAGCGGGTGCATCAGCCGATTCAGGAGGCGCGCCGTCTGCTGGATTCCATCGGCTGGGCGTTCATCCTGCCGCAAATCCTCGCCACGCTCGGGCTGT
It encodes:
- a CDS encoding biotin-dependent carboxyltransferase family protein encodes the protein MLNIIRAGMYTSVQDGGRHSFRQSGISHCGALDKPALNVANLLVGNDANAAALEITLGQLVVEFETDGWFALTGAGCEAHLDHTPVWSGWRLPMKAGQRLTLKRPHHGMRSYLAVAGGFDVPEVMGSRSTDLKVGIGGLEGRLLRDGDRLAIGVSTRQFSGPQGVKQLMWGNHIRALPGPEYQEFDEVSQASFWRSPWQLSPQSNRMGYRLQGQPLTRMTDRELLSHGLLPGVVQVPHNGQPIVLMNDAQTTGGYPRIACIIEADMYHLAQIPLGQPIHFVQCSLEEALKARQERQRYLEQLTWRLNNEN
- the pxpA gene encoding 5-oxoprolinase subunit PxpA — protein: MKIDLNADLGEGCANDAALLQLVSSANVACGFHAGDAQTMLLSVREALKNGVAIGAHPSFPDRENFGRSAMTLPAQTVYAQTLYQIGALAAITQAEGGVMRHVKPHGMLYNQAAKDPQLADAIAKAVHACDPSLVLVGLAGSELIRAAEHYGLVTRQEVFADRGYQADGSLVPRNQPGALIEDEEQALAQTLEMVQSGRVKSQSGTWASVTAQTVCIHGDGEHALAFARRLRSAFNACNIQISA
- a CDS encoding DUF969 domain-containing protein: MGEAISLWPLTGIAVIVVGFLLRFNPVLVVIIAGIVTGLAAHMPVATILEKLGEGFLNTRNLPFILLIPLAVIGLLERHGLKERAQAWIAKIRSATSGRLLIVYLFIREATAALGLTSLGGHPQMVRPLLAPMAEGAAEKNHGEIPGAVRYRLRAMSAATDNVGLFFGEDIFVAFGAIIFMHNFMLESGGIQTEPLHIALWGIPTAICAFLIHGTRLWRLDSYLQREVAKANAAAKGEAK
- a CDS encoding DUF979 domain-containing protein — protein: MNFQQSYLYWLAGAVLLIVALMSWQDKANPRRFTTGLFWGIYGVLFLLGDWTYSLFGDKRAVHIAVGVAVVILALIAGFGGVKLGSYHQRTPQQREESASRLGNRLFFPALAIPVVTVIGVLMFNHIPGLQDALFGPGNHATLVTLFSMTAGSLIGLAMAIKMTHERVHQPIQEARRLLDSIGWAFILPQILATLGLLFTAAGVGSGISYLTQEYLAVDSRFIAVAVYTIGMALLTMVMGNAFAAFPIVTAGIGIPILVLQHGGNPAVMAAIGMFSGYCGTLMTPMAANFNIVPAALLELPDKNAVIKAQVPTGILLLLVNVFLMYFLMFL